A stretch of DNA from Triticum dicoccoides isolate Atlit2015 ecotype Zavitan chromosome 2A, WEW_v2.0, whole genome shotgun sequence:
GTAAATTTATGGCTGTCAAGAGTGTGCACATAGCTTTGCAAGGTGTGATGTTTGATTGCAAAATCTGCACGCCATATCATAAATCATCATCACAATCACTATGATTGACCGGTGAATGGCTGAATGGTTGCTTATTTACAAGTAAACAATTAGTTTGTCCACATCATTTTCTACACAGCCTCAGTTGCTTCTTCAAGCAAATGTTCGTGTGCAGCTCAGGATAATGTACCCACACATTTGTTGCTTGCCATGCAGAgctgcattctttgttttgtttctATCTCTTAAATTTATGAATTCATATATTGTACACTATGTATGCTCAGTTCTGTATACGGAACTACAGAGAGAATGCAAAAAGCTATAGAATTGGTATGGTCTTCTCCAAATAAAATTGATGAACAGTTTCATTGTTGTCCAGATGGCCAGGATTCCAAACTACGTGGAGGAAATAGGGAATCCCCACAATTAGATAAATATGAAACAAAATCTGGAAACTGACTAGTTATTTGCTTCCCTTTGCTCAATTTTCGACACTAATATAATACTTCTTGATGTTTTTAATTCAGATGTGTGTCCTTATTTTTGTTGGAACCAACGGCGAGACATATTTCAACACAACTTCACTGGTTACATGCATCCAGAATTTCCCAAAGAGCAGGGGCCCAACTGTGGGCATTCTGAAAGGATTTGCTGGGCTTAGCAGTGCAATTCTGACTCAACTGTTTGCAGTAATGCACACACCAGACCATGCAACTCTTATCTTCATGGTCGCAGTCGGGCCGTCACTTGTTGCCATTGGCCTCATGTTTGTTATAAGGCCTGtcgggggtcaccgacaggtgcggTCATCTGACAAGAACAGCTTCATGTTCATGTACACCATTTGCTTGCTCCTTGCCTCATATCTCGTTGGTGTCATGCTAGTCCAAGATTTCCTGGAAGTGAGTGATAATGTGGCTATTTCTCTCACAGTGTTTCTTTTCGTCTTGCTTATTTTACCGATCGCGATCCCCGTGGTCCTGACGTTTAGCTTGAAAACTGAATATCCAAGTCCATATGAAGAGGCTCTGCTGTCTGAAGCATTAAAAGGAGAGGCAGGTACTTCACATGAAAGGGAGGATCAACCAGAGTTGATTCTAAGTGAGATGGAAGACGAGAAGCCTAAAGACATAGACTCTTTATCCCCATCTGAAAGGAGAAGGAGAATTGCAGACTTGCAGACCAAGTTAGTTCAAGCTGCAGCAAGAGGTGGGGTTAGAGTCAGGAAGGGACCACGTAGGGGGGAGAACTTCACCCTGATGCAGGCATTGGTCAAGGCTGATTTTTGGCTTATTTGGTTATCGCTTCTGCTCGGGTCTGGATCAGGGCTGACGGTGATTGATAATTTGGGTCAGATGAGCCAAGCTGCTGGTTTCAAAGACGGGCATAACTTCGTGTCATTGACGAGCATATGGAACTTCCTTGGTCGTGTTGGAGGTGGCTATTTCTCTGAGAATATTGTCAGGTACCAACACTAGGTTCTCCACATTTTGATCTGGCATCCACTGTTAACACAGCAAATAAAAATGATTGCTATCATTTTTCAGTAGCTGTATTTTTTTGCGGTGCTCTTCAGTACCTCTCAAATTTTGGCCAGGCTTTCTTCATACATTGACCAACTATTCTTCTGATGATCAGGGAACATAAATACCCAAGGCACATAGCATTGGCCTTAGCTCAGATACTCATGGCTGCTGGGCATTTCCTCTTTGCAATGGCTTGGCCTGGAACTATGTACATGGGAACCTTCCTGGTTGGGCTTGGATATGGCACTCACTGGGCTATTGTGCCGGCTGCTGTTTCTGAACTTTTCGGTGTAAAACACTTTGGCGCAATGTATAATTTCCTCACAGTAGCAAACCCCACAGGGTCGCTGATCTTCTCAGGTCTCATTGCCAGTAGCTTCTATGACTATGAAGCTGAGAGGCAAGCGCAGCGCCGTCAGAGCTCAGCGTCGTCGTCTCCACAGTTTCTTCAGGGCATGGGTTTACTTGCAGATGGGCCACTGAAGTGTGAAGGGGCTGTTTGCTTCTTTGTCAGCTCGTTGATCATGTCAGCGTTTTGCGTCGTGGGTGCTGGCTTGAGCCTTGTCATTGTTTACAGGACCAAGCGAGTCTACTCTCACCTCTATCGATCTGTCCggtgatgaacttttttccatgGATAGATCATCCCCGTTGTACCATGTACCATACATACATTATTGAACATATGATTCATGAATCAAGATACAAGAAGCTAAAGTTTGTTTGTTTATATAGTTGCAGAccatttttatagttttttttGGAAGGGCAGACCATTTTATAGTTTATACTGTAAGCAACCCGTTCCCAGATGTAAATTGCAGGTCTTTTTTGTCCGAGGATGCGACTGTGTATTTATCTGTCAAATGCTATTTTACTTTGGCTGTAATGAACCCTCTCTCATGATAACACCTTGTATGGTTTCTGCCAATGCTGGAAACATGAAACTTGTGAAACTGCCCGGCTATTTTTATTAGACTTTCTT
This window harbors:
- the LOC119354969 gene encoding protein NUCLEAR FUSION DEFECTIVE 4-like isoform X1; this encodes MGVLADRLRAFSTNRWLVFVAAMWLQSMAGIGYLFGAISPILKAALGYNQRHVAALGIAKDLGDCVGFLAGSLSAMLPAWAMLLIGALQNFLGYGWLWLIVTKQAPPLPLSMMCVLIFVGTNGETYFNTTSLVTCIQNFPKSRGPTVGILKGFAGLSSAILTQLFAVMHTPDHATLIFMVAVGPSLVAIGLMFVIRPVGGHRQVRSSDKNSFMFMYTICLLLASYLVGVMLVQDFLEVSDNVAISLTVFLFVLLILPIAIPVVLTFSLKTEYPSPYEEALLSEALKGEAGTSHEREDQPELILSEMEDEKPKDIDSLSPSERRRRIADLQTKLVQAAARGGVRVRKGPRRGENFTLMQALVKADFWLIWLSLLLGSGSGLTVIDNLGQMSQAAGFKDGHNFVSLTSIWNFLGRVGGGYFSENIVREHKYPRHIALALAQILMAAGHFLFAMAWPGTMYMGTFLVGLGYGTHWAIVPAAVSELFGVKHFGAMYNFLTVANPTGSLIFSGLIASSFYDYEAERQAQRRQSSASSSPQFLQGMGLLADGPLKCEGAVCFFVSSLIMSAFCVVGAGLSLVIVYRTKRVYSHLYRSVR
- the LOC119354969 gene encoding protein NUCLEAR FUSION DEFECTIVE 4-like isoform X2; amino-acid sequence: MCVLIFVGTNGETYFNTTSLVTCIQNFPKSRGPTVGILKGFAGLSSAILTQLFAVMHTPDHATLIFMVAVGPSLVAIGLMFVIRPVGGHRQVRSSDKNSFMFMYTICLLLASYLVGVMLVQDFLEVSDNVAISLTVFLFVLLILPIAIPVVLTFSLKTEYPSPYEEALLSEALKGEAGTSHEREDQPELILSEMEDEKPKDIDSLSPSERRRRIADLQTKLVQAAARGGVRVRKGPRRGENFTLMQALVKADFWLIWLSLLLGSGSGLTVIDNLGQMSQAAGFKDGHNFVSLTSIWNFLGRVGGGYFSENIVREHKYPRHIALALAQILMAAGHFLFAMAWPGTMYMGTFLVGLGYGTHWAIVPAAVSELFGVKHFGAMYNFLTVANPTGSLIFSGLIASSFYDYEAERQAQRRQSSASSSPQFLQGMGLLADGPLKCEGAVCFFVSSLIMSAFCVVGAGLSLVIVYRTKRVYSHLYRSVR